Proteins found in one Dryobates pubescens isolate bDryPub1 chromosome 1, bDryPub1.pri, whole genome shotgun sequence genomic segment:
- the LOC128897306 gene encoding basic proline-rich protein-like, with amino-acid sequence MFPRANHNPLQAAQQCTGSAKPALDSNKRSRRAGQDVLVIIFSTAGRSPAIFQHNNNNRGPVPPAPGAGGDEARVGCSSAPRSRVAPPTLSHLASRGAACPAGAAQPWPPPRCRPPPRCRPLPRSGCPLAAGRPLAAGRPLAAGRPLAAACPLAAGRCPAPAAPSLPPAPSLPAAPSLPPAPSLPAAAPLRLPPRCRLPPRCRPLPRSSCPLAAACPLAAACPLAAGRPLAAACPLSLPAAPSLPAAPSLPAAPSLPAAPSLPPAPWLPAAPWLPPAPSLPAAPSLPAAPSLPAAPSLPPAPSLPAAAPLRLPPRCRPPPRCRPPPRCRLPPRCRPLPRSGCPLAAACPLAAGRCPAPAAPSLPPAPSLPPAPSLPAAPSLPAAPSLPAAPSLPAAPSLPAAPSLPAAPSLPPAPWLPAAPWLPPAPSRPAAPSLPAAPSLPAAPSLPPAPSLPAAAPLRLPPRCRPPPRCRPPPRCRLPPRCRPLPRSGCPLAAACPLAAGRCPAPAAPSLPPAPSLPPAPSLPAAPSLPPAPSRCRPPPRCRLPPRCRPPPRCRLPPRCRLPPGCRPPPGCRLPPRCRPPPRCRPPPRCRPPGRKSRAWHEPDPGPGRAGGRSVRARKGRGCEMNHRHGHHPEEKPRRVDAAR; translated from the coding sequence ATGTTTCCTCGAGCAAACCACAACCCTCTGCAAGCAGCTCAGCAATGCACTGGCAGCGCGAAGCCAGCCCTCGACAGTAACAAACGGAGTCGGAGGGCAGGCCAGGATGTGCTGGTGATAATCTTTtccactgcaggcaggagccctgccATTTTCcagcacaacaacaacaacagaggcCCcgttcccccagcccctggggcggggggggacgAAGCACGAGtcggctgcagctcagcaccccgCTCCCGTGTCGCCCCGCCAACCCTCTCCCACCTGGCGAGCCGCGGAGCCGCCTGCCCGGCCGGGGCCGCTCAGCCCTGGCCGCCCCCTCGCTGCCGGCCGCCCCCTCGCTGCCGGCCGCTGCCCCGCTCCGGCTGCCCCCTCGCTGCCGGCCGCCCCCTCGCTGCCGGCCGCCCCCTCGCTGCCGGCCGCCCCCTCGCTGCCGCCTGCCCCCTCGCTGCCGGCCGCTGCCCCGCTCCGGCTGCCCCCTCGCTGCCGCCCGCCCCCTCGCTGCCGGCCGCCCCCTCGCTGCCGCCTGCCCCCTCGCTGCCGGCCGCTGCCCCGCTCCGGCTGCCCCCTCGCTGCCGCCTGCCCCCTCGCTGCCGGCCGCTGCCCcgctccagctgccccctcgCTGCCGCCTGCCCCCTCGCTGCCGCCTGCCCCCTCGCTGCCGGCCGCCCCCTCGCTGCCGCCTGCCCCCTCTCGCTGCCGGCCGCCCCCTCGCTGCCGGCTGCCCCCTCGCTGCCGGCCGCCCCCTCGCTGCCGGCTGCCCCCTCGCTGCCGCCTGCCCCCTGGCTGCCGGCCGCCCCCTGGCTGCCGCCTGCCCCCTCGCTGCCGGCCGCCCCCTCGCTGCCGGCCGCCCCCTCGCTGCCGGCCGCCCCCTCGCTGCCGCCTGCCCCCTCGCTGCCGGCCGCTGCCCCGCTCCGGCTGCCCCCTCGCTGCCGCCCGCCCCCTCGCTGCCGGCCGCCCCCTCGCTGCCGCCTGCCCCCTCGCTGCCGGCCGCTGCCCCGCTCCGGCTGCCCCCTCGCTGCCGCCTGCCCCCTCGCTGCCGGCCGCTGCCCcgctccagctgccccctcgCTGCCGCCTGCCCCCTCGCTGCCGCCTGCCCCCTCGCTGCCGGCCGCCCCCTCGCTGCCGGCTGCCCCCTCGCTGCCGGCCGCCCCCTCGCTGCCGGCTGCCCCCTCGCTGCCGGCCGCCCCCTCGCTGCCGGCTGCCCCCTCGCTGCCGCCTGCCCCCTGGCTGCCGGCCGCCCCCTGGCTGCCGCCTGCCCCCTCGCGGCCGGCCGCCCCCTCGCTGCCGGCCGCCCCCTCGCTGCCGGCCGCCCCCTCGCTGCCGCCTGCCCCCTCGCTGCCGGCCGCTGCCCCGCTCCGGCTGCCCCCTCGCTGCCGCCCGCCCCCTCGCTGCCGGCCGCCCCCTCGCTGCCGCCTGCCCCCTCGCTGCCGGCCGCTGCCCCGCTCCGGCTGCCCCCTCGCTGCCGCCTGCCCCCTCGCTGCCGGCCGCTGCCCcgctccagctgccccctcgCTGCCGCCTGCCCCCTCGCTGCCGCCTGCCCCCTCGCTGCCGGCCGCCCCCTCGCTGCCGCCTGCCCCCTCTCGCTGCCGGCCGCCCCCTCGCTGCCGGCTGCCCCCTCGCTGCCGGCCGCCCCCTCGCTGCCGGCTGCCCCCTCGCTGCCGCCTGCCCCCTGGCTGCCGGCCGCCCCCTGGCTGCCGCCTGCCCCCTCGCTGCCGGCCGCCCCCTCGCTGCCGGCCGCCCCCTCGCTGCCGGCCGCCCGGCAGGAAATCCCGTGCGTGGCACGAGCCTGACCCGGGCCCGGGGCGGGCAGGAGGCCGTTCTGTGCGAGCgaggaagggcaggggctgCGAGATGAATCACCGCCACGGCCATCATCCTGAGGAAAAGCCTCGGAGGGTGGATGCGGCGCGATAA